In a single window of the Hoyosella subflava DQS3-9A1 genome:
- a CDS encoding carbohydrate ABC transporter permease translates to MTTSSAGPAALGADAGTAIAKQRHSEGKRAERRLGLLLCAPAIIVMLAVAAYPLIYAVWLSFFRADLRTPDDQEFIGLGNYITVLSSPIWWNAFGVTMFITVIGTFFQLVLGMLLAIVMHRTIIGRGLVRTSALVPYAIVTVVAAFSWRFAWTQNLGWLAGESAPLTDRWSSLWIIILSEVWKTVPFMALLLMAGLALVPEDLLKAASMDGANAWQRFWRVTVPIIKPAILVALLFRTLDSFRIFDNIFVLTSGANDTASVSILAYNNLIRGLNLGIGSTMSVLIFISIAIIAFIYIKLFGAAAPGAGDDRR, encoded by the coding sequence ATGACCACTAGCTCCGCTGGCCCGGCCGCGCTCGGCGCGGACGCGGGCACCGCGATCGCGAAACAGCGTCACAGCGAAGGCAAACGCGCCGAACGGCGTCTCGGTCTGCTGCTGTGCGCGCCTGCGATCATCGTGATGCTCGCGGTCGCGGCGTACCCGCTCATCTACGCGGTGTGGCTGTCGTTTTTCCGCGCGGATCTGCGTACCCCCGACGATCAGGAATTCATCGGGCTCGGTAACTACATCACCGTGCTGTCGAGCCCGATCTGGTGGAACGCGTTCGGGGTGACGATGTTCATCACCGTGATCGGCACGTTCTTCCAGCTCGTGCTGGGCATGCTCCTCGCGATCGTCATGCACCGCACCATCATCGGCCGCGGCCTGGTCCGCACCTCCGCGCTGGTGCCCTACGCGATCGTGACCGTGGTGGCCGCGTTCTCGTGGCGCTTCGCGTGGACCCAGAACCTGGGCTGGCTGGCCGGGGAATCGGCACCGCTGACCGACCGGTGGTCCTCGCTATGGATCATCATCCTGTCCGAGGTGTGGAAAACCGTCCCGTTCATGGCGCTGCTGCTCATGGCCGGACTCGCGCTCGTGCCCGAAGACCTGCTCAAAGCCGCCTCCATGGACGGCGCGAACGCATGGCAGCGGTTCTGGCGGGTCACCGTCCCCATCATCAAACCCGCCATCCTGGTCGCGCTGCTGTTCCGCACCCTGGACTCGTTCCGCATCTTCGACAACATCTTCGTACTCACCAGCGGCGCCAACGACACCGCATCGGTGTCCATCCTCGCGTACAACAACCTCATACGCGGACTCAACCTCGGCATCGGCTCCACCATGTCGGTGCTGATCTTCATCAGCATCGCGATAATCGCGTTCATATACATCAAGCTCTTCGGGGCCGCAGCACCAGGCGCAGGAGACGATCGCAGATGA
- a CDS encoding carbohydrate ABC transporter permease, with protein sequence MSYQQETTQRKAMWAGVNVLVLLYAFIPVIWIVSLSFKDAGTLNDGNFLPRSPSAESYQQIFTDYEFIRALINSIGICVISTFIALVFGTMAAYAIARLDFPGKKTIVAVSLLIAMFPQIALVTPLFQIQTAIGTFDTWLGLIIPYVTFALPLAIYTLSAFFREIPWELEKAAKMDGATPYQAFRKVITPLAMPGVFTTAILVFIACWNDFLFAISFTTTSASRTVPAALSYFTGATTYERPTAAIAAAAVIITIPIVIFVLFFQRRIVAGLTSGAVKG encoded by the coding sequence ATGAGCTACCAGCAAGAAACCACCCAGCGCAAAGCCATGTGGGCCGGCGTCAACGTCCTCGTCCTGCTCTATGCGTTCATCCCCGTCATCTGGATCGTGTCACTGTCCTTCAAAGACGCCGGCACCCTCAACGACGGCAACTTCCTGCCCCGCTCCCCCTCCGCGGAGTCCTACCAGCAGATCTTCACCGACTACGAATTCATCCGCGCACTGATCAACTCCATCGGCATCTGCGTGATCTCCACCTTCATCGCCCTGGTCTTCGGCACCATGGCCGCCTACGCCATCGCCCGACTGGACTTCCCCGGCAAAAAAACCATCGTCGCGGTGTCCCTGCTCATCGCGATGTTCCCCCAGATCGCGCTCGTCACCCCCCTGTTCCAGATCCAGACCGCCATCGGCACCTTCGACACCTGGCTCGGCCTGATCATCCCCTACGTCACCTTCGCGCTGCCGCTAGCGATCTACACCCTGTCCGCGTTCTTCCGCGAAATCCCCTGGGAACTCGAAAAAGCCGCCAAAATGGACGGCGCCACCCCCTACCAGGCATTCCGCAAAGTCATCACCCCCCTCGCCATGCCCGGCGTGTTCACCACCGCGATCCTCGTGTTCATCGCCTGCTGGAACGACTTCCTCTTCGCGATCTCCTTCACCACCACCAGCGCGTCACGCACCGTGCCCGCCGCACTCTCGTACTTCACCGGCGCCACCACCTACGAACGCCCCACCGCCGCCATCGCCGCCGCCGCGGTCATCATCACCATCCCCATCGTCATCTTCGTCCTCTTCTTCCAGCGCCGCATCGTCGCTGGCCTGACCTCCGGCGCCGTCAAAGGCTAA
- a CDS encoding ABC transporter ATP-binding protein, whose protein sequence is MAEIVLDHIIKRYPDGALAVDDFNLHIADGEFIILVGPSGCGKSTTLNMVAGLEDITEGELRIDGDIVNNKAPKDRDIAMVFQSYALYPHMTVAENIAFPLVLAGVDKTTIKQKVDDVATMLELTQHLDRKPSNLSGGQRQRVAMGRAIVRKPKAFLMDEPLSNLDAKLRVQMRTQVAQIQKTLGTTTLYVTHDQTEAMTLGDRVVVMRGGIVQQVGSPTQLYHHPANLFVAGFIGSPSMNFLPATIENNTLKSNLGTIEMPDRIRRTLETTGTNRNVIIGARPEHFEDATLTGNTPGHTFTTTIDLVESMGSDIYAYFRVHGETAHSRDLDDLARDMGQDMELGTQITARLDAASQVQTGKKAQLWLNPEKIHIFDTETGKNLTEE, encoded by the coding sequence GTGGCCGAGATCGTCCTAGACCACATCATCAAGCGCTACCCCGACGGGGCACTCGCAGTCGACGACTTCAACCTCCACATCGCCGACGGCGAATTCATCATCCTCGTCGGCCCCTCCGGCTGCGGCAAATCCACCACCCTCAACATGGTCGCCGGACTCGAAGACATCACCGAAGGCGAACTCCGCATCGACGGCGACATCGTCAACAACAAAGCACCCAAAGACCGCGACATCGCCATGGTCTTCCAGTCCTACGCCCTCTACCCCCACATGACCGTCGCCGAGAACATCGCCTTCCCCCTCGTCCTCGCCGGCGTCGACAAAACCACCATCAAACAAAAAGTCGACGACGTCGCCACCATGCTCGAACTCACCCAGCACCTCGACCGCAAACCCTCAAACCTCTCCGGCGGCCAGCGCCAGCGCGTCGCCATGGGACGCGCCATCGTCCGCAAACCCAAAGCCTTCCTCATGGACGAACCACTGTCCAACCTCGACGCGAAACTCCGCGTCCAAATGCGCACCCAAGTCGCCCAAATCCAGAAAACACTCGGCACCACCACCCTCTACGTCACCCACGACCAAACCGAAGCCATGACCCTCGGCGACCGCGTCGTCGTCATGCGCGGCGGCATCGTCCAGCAAGTCGGCTCCCCCACCCAGCTCTACCACCACCCCGCCAACCTCTTCGTCGCCGGATTCATCGGCAGCCCCTCCATGAACTTCCTCCCCGCCACCATCGAAAACAACACACTCAAAAGCAACCTCGGCACCATCGAAATGCCCGACCGCATCCGCCGCACCCTCGAAACCACCGGCACCAACCGCAACGTCATCATCGGCGCCCGCCCCGAACACTTCGAAGACGCCACCCTCACCGGCAACACCCCCGGCCACACATTCACCACCACCATCGACCTCGTCGAATCCATGGGCTCCGACATTTACGCCTACTTCCGCGTCCACGGCGAAACCGCCCACTCCCGCGACCTCGACGACCTCGCCCGCGACATGGGACAAGACATGGAACTCGGCACCCAAATCACCGCCCGCCTCGACGCCGCCTCACAAGTCCAAACCGGAAAAAAAGCACAACTCTGGCTCAACCCCGAAAAAATCCACATCTTCGACACAGAAACAGGCAAAAACCTCACCGAAGAATAA
- a CDS encoding metallophosphoesterase family protein: MDYVISSDDCVLRHRIPYHSRMVRILVVADEIVPSLYSPSVHTIKPDLIIAAGDLPWDYLDFLESSLNVPLVFVPGNHDPEVEKKDRSGLCLRDGMPCSSAQPYGGINVDGTVVEVAGLRIAGLGGCVRYRPGPNQYSQRQYAWKGRRLVRKARRAFGRDAGLDILLTHAPPFGLGDEQDRPHVGVHALHRVLAELQPRWHLHGHIHPYGVARPDRQVGRTTIRNVVPWKIMEIEPASTISTESRTVLSG, translated from the coding sequence ATGGACTACGTCATATCATCCGATGATTGTGTTCTGCGACACAGAATTCCGTATCATAGTCGTATGGTAAGGATATTAGTCGTTGCAGATGAAATAGTTCCAAGTTTGTATAGTCCAAGTGTCCACACAATCAAGCCTGATTTGATCATCGCTGCAGGGGACTTGCCGTGGGATTATCTCGATTTTCTTGAATCATCACTTAATGTCCCGCTCGTTTTTGTCCCGGGTAATCACGATCCCGAAGTAGAGAAGAAGGATCGTTCGGGTCTATGTCTGCGCGATGGTATGCCGTGTAGCTCGGCGCAGCCATATGGTGGCATCAACGTGGACGGGACGGTGGTGGAGGTTGCTGGATTGCGCATCGCCGGGCTTGGTGGATGTGTACGCTACCGCCCCGGCCCGAATCAGTACTCACAGCGACAGTACGCATGGAAAGGGCGGCGGCTCGTGCGCAAGGCACGGCGCGCTTTTGGCAGGGACGCCGGTCTCGACATTCTGCTCACGCACGCACCGCCATTCGGGCTCGGGGACGAACAGGACCGGCCACACGTAGGGGTTCATGCGTTGCATCGCGTGCTCGCTGAATTGCAGCCGCGCTGGCATTTGCATGGCCATATTCATCCCTACGGGGTTGCGCGGCCCGATCGGCAGGTCGGACGAACAACCATCCGCAATGTGGTTCCGTGGAAGATCATGGAAATCGAACCCGCCTCCACGATCTCCACAGAATCCCGCACTGTGTTGTCGGGGTGA
- a CDS encoding ParB/RepB/Spo0J family partition protein yields MARDTGFPATDAEFDFARQRRRASLSKLSKWMLGQSADVNSILPFDEVVSALGRREERQVGLRVIDVDDIVGSVDRTRDFDHRFRPTTSRTRERWERLAVAQRRGEAIPPIDVYQVGNMYFVVDGHHRVSIARAVGMKNIEAYVTEIRTKLSPEGVHRRGDIVKKDLRRLFVERVPLAQPDRGKVKVTDPWDYPKLAEAVEAWGFRYMQQQHAFFDRQTIAKRWFDEEYTQIVEMGRDCGVHMDKTDAELYMWLTNERYRMIRSHRWDENVARELVAKSMGRKTKVAPGAQRRRRS; encoded by the coding sequence ATGGCGCGTGATACCGGCTTCCCTGCAACTGATGCAGAGTTCGATTTCGCACGGCAGCGACGCCGCGCTAGCTTGTCCAAGCTTTCCAAGTGGATGCTGGGACAGTCTGCCGACGTGAACAGCATTTTGCCCTTCGACGAGGTGGTGTCGGCACTTGGGCGACGTGAAGAGCGGCAGGTCGGTCTTCGTGTGATCGATGTCGACGACATCGTCGGGTCAGTTGATCGCACGAGGGACTTTGACCACAGATTCCGTCCGACCACATCGCGGACGCGGGAACGGTGGGAACGCCTGGCCGTTGCTCAGCGTCGAGGGGAGGCGATCCCGCCAATCGACGTTTATCAGGTCGGCAACATGTACTTCGTGGTCGACGGCCACCACCGTGTGTCCATTGCGCGTGCCGTGGGCATGAAAAACATAGAAGCGTATGTCACGGAAATTCGGACAAAGCTGTCGCCTGAGGGTGTGCACCGCCGCGGTGACATCGTCAAAAAGGACCTGCGCCGCTTGTTCGTCGAGCGTGTTCCACTTGCCCAGCCGGATCGCGGCAAAGTGAAAGTGACGGACCCGTGGGACTACCCGAAACTAGCCGAAGCGGTAGAGGCGTGGGGTTTCCGCTACATGCAGCAGCAGCACGCGTTTTTCGACCGGCAGACGATCGCGAAGCGGTGGTTTGACGAGGAGTACACGCAGATTGTCGAAATGGGCCGTGATTGCGGCGTTCATATGGATAAAACGGACGCTGAACTGTATATGTGGCTGACGAACGAGCGGTATCGAATGATCCGGTCGCACCGTTGGGACGAGAACGTCGCGCGGGAACTTGTCGCGAAGTCGATGGGCCGGAAGACGAAAGTGGCACCCGGCGCGCAGCGCCGGCGCAGGAGTTAG
- the helR gene encoding RNA polymerase recycling motor ATPase HelR, whose protein sequence is MHLAPKSDPALIASDDQHFAAISESFEQQFTDLSDQLDAQRKAPGGTGRDAMDRDFEVRRLTARLRVLQRFRLDLCLGRIVRADGSRPLYIGRIGLTDSVGNALLVDWRTPAAEPFFAATHASPMGLVSRRRYRWTQGRVSDYWDEVFTPEGFEGHAALDDQSAFIASLGSSRSPRMRDVLGTIAADQDAIIRAGSRGALVVDGGPGTGKTVVALHRSAYLLYADPRLGHHRGGVLFVGPHQPYLAYIADVLPSLGEEGVRTCTVRELVAEGAAATIENDLAVALLKSSAAMVKAIETAVRFYETPPSEGLLIETYWADIWLSAADWAEAFDAAELGTPHNDARYEVWEALLSILIDKHGDGDVPAALLRRELAQNEELTSTFSKAWPLLDAAELVGDLWSVPAYLRMCAPWLTPEEVEKLQRPNAQAWTVADLPLLDAARQRLGDAEESRRKRHRQAVLAAEQANMDRVVDELIASHEYDDGEGLMTMLHGQDLRAALVDETALPSVERDRLAGPFAHIVVDEAQELTDAEWHMLLRRCPSRSFTIVGDRAQARHGFTETWQQRLQRAGFHTINFASLSINYRTPDEVMSEAEPVIRAALPDANVPSSVRSSGMPVIRGSVTDLGSILDTWLTKHTDGVACIISTRNIDIGGAGTLSRVRLLTPELSKGLEFDLVILIDPNEFGTGIEGAVDTYVAMTRATQQLVILTSN, encoded by the coding sequence ATGCATCTCGCTCCCAAATCCGATCCGGCACTGATTGCAAGCGACGATCAGCATTTCGCGGCTATCTCGGAGAGCTTCGAGCAGCAGTTCACCGACCTGTCCGACCAGCTCGACGCTCAGCGTAAGGCGCCCGGGGGTACCGGGCGCGATGCGATGGACCGCGACTTCGAGGTCCGCCGGCTTACCGCTCGCTTGCGTGTTCTGCAGCGCTTCCGGCTCGATCTGTGTCTTGGGCGCATCGTCCGCGCGGACGGATCCCGGCCGCTGTACATCGGCCGGATTGGACTTACCGACAGTGTCGGCAACGCTCTGTTGGTCGACTGGCGCACCCCAGCGGCGGAACCCTTCTTCGCAGCAACACACGCCAGCCCAATGGGCCTGGTCAGCCGCCGCAGATATCGCTGGACCCAGGGCCGCGTCAGCGACTACTGGGATGAGGTATTTACCCCAGAGGGGTTCGAAGGACATGCCGCGCTTGACGATCAATCAGCGTTCATTGCAAGTCTCGGCAGCAGCAGGTCTCCCCGGATGCGGGACGTGCTAGGTACTATCGCCGCCGACCAGGACGCCATCATTCGTGCGGGATCGCGTGGTGCACTGGTCGTCGACGGCGGTCCGGGCACGGGAAAGACCGTAGTCGCGCTCCACCGCTCCGCGTATCTCCTCTACGCTGACCCCCGGCTCGGTCACCACCGCGGCGGAGTACTGTTCGTGGGCCCGCACCAGCCCTACCTGGCCTATATCGCCGACGTCCTCCCCAGCCTCGGTGAGGAGGGCGTACGGACCTGCACAGTGCGGGAACTCGTCGCTGAAGGTGCTGCCGCGACGATCGAGAACGACCTGGCCGTTGCGCTGCTGAAGTCCTCTGCGGCGATGGTGAAGGCAATCGAGACGGCCGTCAGGTTCTACGAGACGCCACCGTCAGAGGGGCTGCTGATCGAAACCTACTGGGCTGATATCTGGCTCAGCGCCGCAGACTGGGCGGAAGCGTTCGACGCGGCGGAACTCGGCACCCCACATAACGACGCTCGCTACGAGGTCTGGGAGGCGCTGCTGTCCATCCTGATCGATAAGCACGGTGACGGTGACGTGCCAGCAGCACTTTTGCGCCGCGAACTGGCGCAGAATGAGGAACTGACCAGTACTTTCAGCAAGGCCTGGCCACTGCTCGACGCAGCTGAACTCGTTGGCGACTTGTGGTCGGTACCCGCCTACCTGCGCATGTGCGCGCCCTGGCTCACCCCCGAGGAAGTGGAGAAATTGCAGCGCCCGAACGCCCAGGCGTGGACCGTGGCAGACCTTCCACTGCTCGACGCGGCACGGCAGCGGCTCGGCGATGCGGAAGAGTCACGACGAAAGCGTCATAGGCAGGCCGTCCTCGCCGCCGAGCAGGCGAACATGGACAGGGTCGTCGACGAGCTCATCGCATCACACGAATATGACGACGGCGAGGGCCTGATGACGATGCTGCACGGACAAGATTTGCGTGCTGCACTCGTCGACGAAACCGCGCTGCCGAGCGTCGAACGGGACCGGCTCGCGGGCCCGTTCGCGCACATCGTCGTCGATGAGGCGCAGGAACTCACCGACGCAGAGTGGCACATGCTGTTGCGCCGCTGCCCCTCTCGCAGCTTCACCATCGTCGGCGATCGCGCTCAAGCCCGGCACGGGTTCACTGAAACGTGGCAGCAGCGGCTCCAGCGGGCTGGGTTCCACACCATCAACTTCGCCTCGCTCAGCATCAACTACCGGACACCGGACGAAGTCATGAGTGAAGCCGAGCCCGTCATCCGGGCCGCGCTCCCCGACGCCAACGTGCCCAGCTCCGTCCGCTCCAGCGGCATGCCTGTCATCCGCGGATCCGTTACGGACCTCGGCTCGATCCTCGATACCTGGCTTACCAAGCACACTGACGGAGTCGCCTGCATCATCAGTACGCGAAACATCGACATTGGCGGGGCTGGCACACTTTCACGCGTCCGGTTGCTAACCCCAGAACTGTCGAAAGGCCTCGAGTTCGACCTCGTCATCCTGATCGACCCAAATGAGTTCGGAACAGGCATCGAAGGAGCTGTCGATACCTACGTCGCGATGACCCGCGCAACTCAGCAACTCGTGATCCTGACGAGCAACTGA
- a CDS encoding RidA family protein, whose product MSRVSAPSVPEPPRPGMFSNARVHGQHFVISGMHAGSADGPIGGGDTYLQAREAFRRIVALTEACGATPGDILALRLYLTDIDDKAAVGKARAEVFSGDFPCSTLVEVTRLVDPDLKVEIEAQGVIGAAAHGQK is encoded by the coding sequence ATGAGTCGAGTCTCAGCACCCTCGGTGCCCGAACCGCCGCGTCCTGGAATGTTCAGCAACGCTCGTGTGCACGGCCAGCATTTCGTCATTTCCGGTATGCACGCGGGCTCGGCTGACGGACCCATCGGCGGCGGTGACACGTACCTTCAGGCCCGTGAGGCTTTCCGCCGGATTGTCGCGCTCACTGAAGCGTGCGGAGCAACACCGGGCGACATACTGGCATTGCGCCTGTACCTGACCGATATCGACGATAAGGCGGCGGTCGGGAAGGCACGTGCTGAAGTTTTCAGTGGCGATTTTCCGTGTTCGACGCTCGTTGAGGTGACGAGACTGGTCGATCCTGATCTGAAGGTGGAGATCGAAGCGCAAGGCGTCATCGGTGCGGCGGCGCACGGTCAGAAATAG
- a CDS encoding Rieske 2Fe-2S domain-containing protein produces the protein MKVKKVVGTRKTLDAAELAATGLRDRWYPIYPSRFVKPGGMTKVTRLGVDWLLFRDARGKLYMIEDRCPHRSAPLSVGQHLGDRIACRYHGVQVDGTGTVVSVPGMPGCALEGKKATVSLEVAEAADTIFAFIPLTEDSKPTPFVLPERLADEANSWFLNYAEWAGPWRFYMDNVLDPMHGAFLHRDSHSMFGGDVSARFRIRETERGFFFEKTDQRGVNFDWVEFCRGAMDYVDLEIPYAASAGPGGVFGIVGMATPIDENNSAIFHWRTRRVSDWERDVWRFLFRAKLEENHWQVLEQDRMVLEALAADADVDEHLYQHDLGVSRIRRLYRSDAKQQAAALAGE, from the coding sequence ATGAAGGTCAAGAAAGTTGTCGGCACCCGCAAAACACTCGACGCCGCCGAGCTCGCGGCAACAGGGCTCCGCGACCGCTGGTACCCGATCTACCCGTCCAGGTTCGTCAAACCCGGAGGCATGACGAAGGTGACGCGTCTCGGCGTCGACTGGCTGCTGTTCCGTGACGCGCGCGGCAAGCTCTACATGATCGAAGACCGCTGCCCGCACCGGAGCGCGCCGCTCTCGGTCGGCCAGCATCTCGGCGATCGCATCGCGTGCCGGTACCACGGTGTTCAGGTCGATGGCACCGGCACCGTAGTGTCAGTCCCCGGAATGCCCGGCTGCGCGCTGGAAGGCAAGAAGGCCACTGTTTCACTCGAGGTAGCTGAGGCCGCAGACACCATTTTCGCCTTCATTCCGCTTACCGAAGACTCAAAACCAACGCCTTTTGTCCTGCCGGAGCGGCTCGCCGATGAGGCGAACTCCTGGTTCCTGAACTACGCCGAATGGGCCGGACCATGGCGCTTCTACATGGACAACGTGCTCGACCCGATGCACGGTGCCTTCCTTCACCGCGATTCGCATTCGATGTTCGGTGGCGACGTCTCCGCACGCTTCCGGATCCGGGAAACCGAGCGCGGCTTCTTCTTTGAGAAGACTGACCAGCGGGGCGTGAACTTCGACTGGGTGGAATTCTGCCGGGGCGCAATGGATTACGTGGACCTGGAAATTCCCTATGCGGCGTCAGCCGGCCCGGGAGGGGTTTTCGGAATCGTTGGAATGGCGACGCCGATCGATGAGAACAACTCTGCGATCTTCCATTGGCGGACCCGTCGCGTGAGCGATTGGGAACGCGACGTGTGGCGTTTCTTGTTCCGCGCGAAACTCGAGGAGAACCATTGGCAGGTGCTTGAGCAGGACCGAATGGTGCTCGAGGCTCTGGCCGCCGATGCGGACGTCGACGAGCATCTATACCAGCACGACCTTGGGGTCTCCCGGATTCGCCGACTGTACCGCTCGGATGCGAAGCAACAGGCCGCCGCACTGGCTGGGGAGTGA
- a CDS encoding recombinase-like helix-turn-helix domain-containing protein: protein MSTQYLEVHQTRSGDLSPYEEKLAGSLMEIFSRGTHDLAGVVDGLNRLGLTAPDGNTWTEANFRAEMKRLGE from the coding sequence ATGAGCACCCAGTATCTCGAAGTTCACCAGACGCGGAGCGGTGACCTCAGTCCGTACGAGGAAAAGCTAGCGGGGTCACTGATGGAGATTTTCAGCCGCGGAACCCACGACTTGGCTGGTGTCGTTGACGGCCTCAACCGTCTCGGCCTCACCGCACCTGATGGAAATACCTGGACAGAGGCGAACTTCCGCGCCGAAATGAAACGACTGGGAGAATGA
- a CDS encoding alpha/beta fold hydrolase, protein MTIVCLHSGPGAAELFASQLGAFDGSAWETPAELTLRPAVDSSVEEWVTAAAQVIAETDDGQRHVLATGEAAYGAIMLAAEHPGLVTSLVLGDPVVDESDDNYWRQMKRVQCPALVVASAPDRATDVAQAQSVAGGIANGVFVIIDGCEAPAHKNRDSSFNEWLVSFFAIAEGLRSLSDPSEPNQPAMEEV, encoded by the coding sequence ATGACAATTGTCTGCCTGCATTCCGGTCCGGGGGCTGCGGAATTGTTCGCGAGCCAACTCGGTGCGTTTGATGGGTCCGCTTGGGAAACGCCCGCGGAACTGACGCTGCGGCCCGCTGTCGACTCGAGTGTCGAAGAGTGGGTCACTGCAGCGGCCCAAGTCATTGCGGAGACCGACGACGGCCAGCGTCATGTCCTTGCCACCGGGGAGGCCGCGTACGGGGCGATCATGCTCGCTGCCGAGCACCCCGGTCTTGTGACGAGTCTTGTCCTTGGGGATCCCGTCGTCGATGAATCCGATGACAACTATTGGCGTCAGATGAAACGCGTCCAATGTCCTGCCCTGGTGGTGGCGTCCGCGCCGGACCGTGCGACTGACGTCGCGCAGGCGCAGTCAGTGGCCGGAGGCATCGCGAATGGGGTGTTCGTGATCATCGACGGATGTGAAGCACCCGCACACAAGAACCGGGACAGCTCGTTCAACGAGTGGCTCGTCTCGTTCTTTGCGATCGCTGAGGGACTGCGGTCGCTCTCAGACCCCAGTGAACCGAACCAGCCTGCAATGGAGGAAGTATGA
- a CDS encoding thiamine pyrophosphate-binding protein, with translation MTEQREPTGGDVLVRVMKRHGIDTAFGVISIHNLPLVEAVDRELTFVAVRHEAAAVNAADAYARASGKVGVALTSTGTGAGNAAGSMIEALTAGSRVLHVTGQIDSEFLGSNRGVIHEVPRQLQMLDAISGYASTIVDARDAEQELERAIEYITTAPSAPASVEWPSDLQYLAHPEDQHPVNRPAPVPLASADDENVGDALRLLASAERPLIWAGGGAAGAGEELAELLHRVGAGLLTSNSGRGIVPESNELVIGNFASAPGAAGLIADADLLLSIGTHFRSNETKSYHLQLPKPHIQIDIDPLAVGRVYPADVSLTGDARAVLRQLLSGLAAGEVNTAWTQRVSQTREAVRSELTAQIGGYAEICDSLREQLPAESVVARDVTIPSSQWGNRLLPFFERGTNIFPLGGGIGQGLAMGIGAAFARPDVPTVVLAGDGGLAVHLGELATLAGSQAWCVVLIFNDGGYGVLRNMQRANGFARSGVDLYTPDFGLLAQSLNIPYTLVRGAGVFPDALHSALERRGPTIIEVDVEALDPAPQEFTPPVHIPVAKGRS, from the coding sequence ATGACAGAACAACGCGAACCCACCGGTGGCGACGTCCTTGTCCGAGTGATGAAACGTCACGGCATCGACACCGCCTTCGGTGTAATCAGCATTCACAACCTTCCCCTCGTGGAGGCAGTCGACCGTGAGCTCACTTTCGTCGCTGTCCGGCACGAGGCGGCTGCGGTCAATGCCGCCGACGCATACGCTCGGGCCAGCGGGAAAGTGGGGGTTGCGCTTACCTCGACGGGAACAGGCGCTGGCAATGCCGCCGGATCCATGATCGAGGCACTCACGGCTGGCTCCCGGGTCCTGCATGTCACGGGCCAGATTGACAGTGAATTTCTCGGCAGCAATCGCGGCGTGATCCACGAGGTGCCCCGTCAGCTTCAGATGCTCGACGCAATTTCTGGATACGCAAGCACCATCGTCGACGCACGTGACGCCGAGCAGGAACTGGAAAGGGCGATCGAATACATCACCACCGCGCCGTCCGCGCCGGCCAGCGTCGAATGGCCAAGCGACCTTCAGTACCTGGCACATCCCGAAGATCAGCATCCGGTAAACCGACCGGCTCCGGTCCCGCTGGCCAGCGCCGACGACGAGAACGTGGGTGACGCGCTCCGGCTGCTGGCCTCTGCTGAACGCCCTCTGATCTGGGCAGGTGGGGGTGCCGCAGGTGCAGGCGAGGAACTCGCAGAACTGCTCCATCGCGTGGGCGCCGGTCTGCTGACCAGCAACTCAGGGCGCGGAATTGTGCCCGAGAGCAACGAACTCGTCATCGGGAACTTCGCATCGGCTCCTGGCGCTGCTGGTCTCATTGCGGACGCGGATCTGTTGCTGAGCATCGGCACCCACTTCCGTTCGAACGAAACAAAGAGCTACCATCTGCAGCTCCCGAAACCGCACATTCAGATCGATATCGATCCTCTGGCGGTGGGCCGGGTCTATCCCGCAGACGTGTCACTGACCGGGGATGCTCGCGCTGTGCTGCGTCAGCTGCTTTCCGGGCTGGCAGCGGGTGAGGTGAATACCGCATGGACACAGCGGGTCTCACAAACCCGGGAGGCTGTCCGTTCCGAGCTGACCGCCCAGATCGGTGGTTATGCCGAAATCTGCGACTCGCTGCGCGAGCAGTTGCCAGCTGAGTCTGTCGTGGCACGCGATGTGACGATTCCGTCAAGCCAGTGGGGCAACCGGCTGCTGCCGTTCTTCGAGCGCGGCACGAACATCTTCCCGCTCGGCGGAGGTATCGGTCAGGGCCTCGCTATGGGTATCGGCGCGGCCTTCGCCCGGCCCGACGTGCCTACGGTGGTTCTCGCCGGTGACGGCGGTCTGGCTGTACACCTCGGCGAACTTGCGACCCTGGCTGGTTCTCAGGCCTGGTGCGTGGTGCTGATCTTCAACGACGGAGGTTACGGCGTACTGCGGAACATGCAGCGGGCGAATGGCTTCGCGCGCAGCGGCGTCGACCTGTACACCCCCGATTTCGGCCTGCTAGCGCAATCACTGAACATTCCATACACACTCGTGCGCGGTGCCGGTGTCTTCCCAGACGCCCTGCACAGTGCCCTCGAGCGCAGGGGGCCCACGATCATCGAGGTCGACGTTGAGGCCCTCGACCCCGCACCGCAGGAATTCACGCCACCTGTTCACATTCCCGTCGCGAAGGGACGGTCATGA